In a genomic window of Chryseobacterium sp. G0162:
- a CDS encoding SIMPL domain-containing protein: MKLKHFLLIGILTLGSFVNAQEVKKNAIEVTGVAEMEVEPDEVFFSLGIKGDTKNDLADNEKKMFDILKNAGIKNEDIKFKSTYQNIYAKNGKFTKNYEFKANAKANLSKVFEDLNQKWVSSLNISEVKNTKIADFRKTVKINALKAAKEKADYLLESMGKKVGNVLEITEIEDYTSDTVMPVAYKSRMSNVQMEMADASLDLSFDNIENIKLKYSIKTRYEIL; encoded by the coding sequence ATGAAATTGAAACATTTTTTATTAATCGGGATTTTAACGCTGGGAAGTTTTGTAAACGCTCAGGAAGTAAAGAAAAACGCAATTGAAGTAACTGGTGTTGCTGAAATGGAAGTAGAACCGGATGAAGTATTCTTCAGCCTTGGAATAAAAGGAGATACCAAAAACGATCTGGCAGACAATGAAAAAAAGATGTTTGACATCTTAAAGAATGCAGGAATAAAAAACGAGGATATCAAATTTAAGTCAACGTATCAGAACATTTACGCAAAAAACGGAAAATTTACTAAGAACTATGAGTTTAAAGCGAATGCAAAAGCAAACCTTAGTAAAGTATTTGAAGACCTGAATCAAAAATGGGTAAGCAGCCTGAACATTTCAGAAGTAAAGAATACCAAAATTGCAGATTTCAGAAAGACAGTAAAGATCAATGCTTTAAAAGCAGCGAAAGAAAAGGCAGATTATCTATTAGAAAGTATGGGTAAAAAGGTGGGGAATGTTCTTGAAATTACAGAAATAGAGGACTATACCAGCGACACTGTAATGCCTGTTGCTTACAAAAGCAGAATGAGTAATGTACAGATGGAAATGGCAGATGCTTCTTTAGACCTTTCTTTTGACAATATCGAAAACATCAAACTGAAATACAGTATCAAAACAAGATACGAAATCCTTTAA
- a CDS encoding NAD(P)/FAD-dependent oxidoreductase has translation MDLKSNEPFWLLKNGLIASYPSLKSDENCDVLIIGGGITGSLIAHQMIKDGYETILIDKRELCNGSTSATTSMLQYEIDVPLYELIEKIGEKGAAASYKACSDAIDTIETLSGKIRSGAGFKRKKSLYFASKKKDVEWLKQEYEARKKAGFEVKWLQADEVLEKFGFENTYGGILSKQGASIDAFLFAHELFQYNVRKGLKIFDKTEMIKVEYHKGFNLAKTNSGFQIKAKKIIYCIGYESKTLLKENFVNLKSTYAVVSEVDKDKFKNITSTLVWNTDEPYLYMRTTDDGRLLIGGGDEDFYDAEKRDAILNKKEKEILKSLKKIKPDYHFYPDFVWAGTFGETKDGLPYIGEHQKFRNSYFVLGFGGNGITFSAAGMEMASLFMKNKKHPLSGYFRFGR, from the coding sequence ATGGATCTCAAATCAAATGAACCTTTTTGGCTATTAAAGAACGGATTGATTGCCAGTTACCCTTCTTTAAAATCGGATGAAAACTGCGATGTTTTAATTATAGGAGGTGGAATTACAGGAAGTCTTATTGCCCATCAAATGATAAAGGATGGATATGAAACCATTCTCATTGATAAACGTGAGTTGTGTAATGGAAGTACTTCTGCCACCACTTCAATGCTGCAATATGAAATAGATGTTCCTCTTTATGAATTAATAGAAAAAATAGGAGAAAAAGGGGCTGCTGCAAGCTATAAAGCATGTTCAGATGCTATTGATACTATTGAAACCCTTTCAGGGAAAATACGGTCTGGTGCTGGTTTTAAGCGTAAAAAATCACTATACTTTGCTTCCAAAAAGAAAGATGTCGAATGGTTAAAGCAAGAATATGAAGCCAGAAAAAAAGCAGGATTTGAAGTGAAATGGCTACAAGCGGATGAGGTGCTGGAGAAATTTGGATTTGAAAATACTTATGGAGGTATCCTGTCAAAGCAGGGAGCCAGCATTGATGCCTTTCTGTTTGCCCATGAATTATTTCAATATAATGTAAGGAAAGGATTGAAAATCTTTGATAAAACTGAAATGATAAAAGTAGAATATCACAAAGGTTTTAATCTTGCTAAAACAAACAGTGGCTTTCAGATAAAGGCGAAAAAAATAATCTACTGTATCGGGTATGAAAGCAAAACTTTATTGAAAGAGAATTTCGTTAATTTGAAAAGTACGTATGCAGTGGTGTCCGAAGTGGATAAAGACAAATTTAAAAATATTACGAGTACATTAGTTTGGAATACCGATGAACCTTATCTCTATATGCGGACTACTGATGATGGGAGGCTGTTGATAGGCGGTGGAGATGAAGATTTTTATGATGCCGAAAAACGGGATGCCATTCTCAATAAAAAAGAAAAGGAAATTTTAAAAAGTCTAAAGAAAATAAAACCGGATTATCACTTTTATCCTGATTTTGTATGGGCCGGGACTTTTGGGGAAACAAAAGATGGGCTTCCCTATATTGGAGAACACCAAAAGTTCAGAAACTCTTATTTTGTGTTGGGTTTTGGTGGAAACGGAATTACTTTTTCAGCAGCAGGGATGGAAATGGCTTCTTTATTTATGAAAAATAAAAAGCATCCGTTATCCGGATATTTTAGATTTGGAAGATAG
- a CDS encoding STAS/SEC14 domain-containing protein — protein MITIIPEAPENVAAFNATGEVTKEDFEKLVIPRVKEKVDQFGELNYLLYLDTDLDKFTMGAWLEDLLLGLKNLAKWNRAAIVTDKEGVRDFTEIFSVLMPGEFKSFPKENLYNALYWCKNGNEVEV, from the coding sequence ATGATAACAATTATTCCAGAAGCTCCGGAGAATGTTGCGGCATTTAACGCAACCGGGGAAGTGACGAAAGAAGATTTTGAAAAACTGGTAATTCCGCGTGTGAAAGAGAAAGTAGACCAATTTGGTGAGCTGAATTACTTACTGTATTTGGATACCGATCTGGATAAATTTACCATGGGAGCATGGCTCGAGGATCTATTGCTGGGATTAAAAAACCTTGCAAAATGGAATCGGGCAGCTATTGTTACAGACAAAGAAGGCGTACGGGACTTTACGGAGATTTTCAGTGTCCTGATGCCGGGAGAGTTCAAATCTTTTCCAAAAGAAAATTTATACAATGCACTTTACTGGTGCAAAAACGGGAATGAGGTTGAAGTTTAA
- a CDS encoding DUF4139 domain-containing protein produces the protein MKRYLLITLFSVVLFKAQEIKKEIEVKQATVFLQGAKVFGSTNINLQKGHNKVRIVNLPNNLDENTYKINLEKNTTLLSITPQSNFLKEDQLSDGEKKLDDERKKLRRQASLLTIQVKNLTGEQNIINDNLKVSANDKSTPQEQLIKLTEFYRKRMLEIDNQVFLLNEQKSILDESIAKLNKQSDEEQTHKNTNRKELLLEILADNDTNLNLGLSYIVSDAGWIPSYDLRAQSVKKPLEMVYKGKIYQKTGQDWNNIKLFVSTYRPSYNQNRPILSPLYVAEYTIPNPILEVADYKSKKESALMNVYQMRQEIAAKPNQIPITSVSDNQMNVIYELNYNQTILSQEKEQYVILDKKQIDATYKYHTVPKLNNQVFLMAFVKNWQNLNLINGEANIYFEDNYIGKTNITSHYVKDEFPISLGVDERITVKRIKLEDKASQKPMNSNKSETETYQISIRNNTKESIELEVLDQLPISENSKISVKAIETGGGSLDEKTGSILWNKNISSGGYDKINFSYEVKYPKEMQIQYYSR, from the coding sequence ATGAAACGTTATCTTTTAATCACACTATTTTCAGTGGTTCTCTTTAAGGCCCAGGAAATTAAGAAGGAAATTGAGGTAAAGCAGGCTACTGTATTTCTTCAGGGAGCAAAAGTCTTCGGAAGTACCAATATCAATCTTCAGAAAGGACATAATAAGGTAAGAATTGTCAATCTGCCCAATAATTTGGATGAAAACACCTATAAAATCAATCTGGAAAAAAATACGACTCTTCTATCCATCACTCCACAAAGTAATTTTCTGAAAGAAGATCAGCTTTCTGATGGTGAGAAAAAACTGGATGATGAAAGAAAAAAACTTCGAAGACAGGCAAGTCTGCTCACTATCCAGGTTAAAAATCTTACGGGAGAACAGAATATTATCAATGATAATTTAAAAGTATCAGCCAATGATAAATCCACTCCTCAGGAGCAGCTTATTAAGCTTACTGAGTTTTATAGAAAAAGGATGCTGGAAATTGATAATCAGGTCTTTTTACTGAATGAGCAGAAAAGTATACTAGACGAAAGTATTGCAAAGCTTAATAAACAATCGGATGAGGAACAAACCCATAAAAATACCAACCGAAAAGAGCTCCTGCTTGAAATTCTTGCTGATAATGATACCAACTTGAATCTGGGGCTCAGCTATATCGTTTCTGATGCAGGCTGGATTCCGTCTTACGATCTGCGCGCTCAATCTGTAAAGAAACCTCTTGAAATGGTTTACAAAGGAAAGATATATCAAAAAACCGGACAGGATTGGAACAACATAAAATTGTTTGTCTCTACTTACAGACCGTCATACAATCAGAACCGCCCTATTCTTTCTCCATTGTATGTTGCGGAATATACAATTCCTAATCCAATACTTGAAGTTGCCGATTACAAATCTAAAAAAGAGTCTGCACTGATGAATGTTTATCAAATGAGACAGGAAATCGCTGCAAAACCAAATCAGATTCCAATTACTTCTGTTTCCGATAATCAGATGAATGTGATCTATGAACTGAATTATAATCAAACCATTTTAAGTCAGGAAAAAGAACAGTATGTGATTCTGGATAAAAAACAAATTGATGCTACTTACAAGTACCATACAGTTCCAAAACTTAACAATCAGGTCTTCCTGATGGCTTTCGTAAAAAACTGGCAAAACCTCAACCTTATTAATGGCGAAGCTAATATCTATTTTGAGGACAATTATATCGGAAAAACCAATATTACCAGCCATTATGTAAAAGATGAGTTCCCGATTTCTCTTGGAGTAGATGAAAGAATCACGGTAAAAAGAATCAAACTGGAAGATAAAGCTTCTCAAAAGCCCATGAACTCGAACAAATCGGAAACTGAAACCTACCAGATCAGCATCAGAAATAATACCAAAGAAAGTATTGAACTGGAAGTACTGGATCAGCTTCCTATCAGTGAAAATTCTAAAATATCAGTGAAAGCTATAGAAACTGGAGGCGGAAGCCTTGATGAAAAAACAGGAAGCATTCTTTGGAACAAAAATATAAGTTCCGGAGGTTATGATAAGATCAATTTCTCTTATGAAGTTAAGTATCCGAAAGAAATGCAGATCCAATATTACAGCAGATAA
- a CDS encoding VWA domain-containing protein encodes MTTLKILAIAAAFLNFGATAPLSCSKSDPENRSLTVQNASVPTVNRISKDNKIQVALLLDTSNSMDGLIDQAKSRLWNIVNTLTTLKYNGQAPQVEIALYEYGNDGIRDENYIRQVTPLTQDLDLVSEKLFALRTNGGSEYCGAVIRDASANLNWDGNEKSMKLMYIAGNEPFNQGRIDYKEVISKAKSKNIYTNTIFCGSREEGIQSYWQNGATTGGGKYFNIDSDKKVIYIETPYDIRISECNAKLNDTYIYYGNRGSEYKLKQITQDKNAEVQSVSNLVERAVSKSKKNAYKNEHWDLIDKAEKDAGFIANIKESELPDELKGKSKAEIKKAVAIKSAEREKIQREIDNLSKKRQTYIDGEMKKRGTDDSDDLGKAIESSIQELAKKNGYTL; translated from the coding sequence ATGACAACTTTAAAAATCTTAGCCATTGCAGCAGCTTTTTTAAACTTCGGGGCAACAGCACCCCTTAGCTGCTCGAAAAGTGATCCGGAAAACAGAAGCTTAACCGTACAAAATGCTTCTGTACCTACAGTAAATAGGATATCAAAGGACAATAAAATCCAGGTAGCCCTTTTACTTGATACTTCTAACAGTATGGACGGATTGATTGACCAGGCAAAATCGAGGCTCTGGAACATCGTCAATACGTTAACCACTTTAAAGTACAACGGACAGGCTCCGCAAGTTGAAATTGCACTTTATGAATATGGAAACGATGGCATTCGTGATGAAAACTACATCCGTCAGGTCACACCACTCACTCAGGATCTTGATCTGGTTTCTGAAAAGTTATTTGCTTTAAGAACCAATGGTGGAAGTGAATATTGTGGTGCCGTGATCCGGGATGCTTCAGCCAATCTCAACTGGGATGGCAATGAGAAAAGTATGAAACTGATGTATATTGCAGGGAACGAGCCGTTCAATCAGGGAAGGATTGATTATAAAGAAGTGATCTCAAAAGCAAAAAGTAAAAATATCTATACCAATACCATTTTCTGTGGAAGCCGGGAAGAAGGAATCCAGAGCTACTGGCAAAATGGAGCAACAACCGGAGGTGGAAAATACTTTAATATCGACAGTGATAAAAAAGTGATCTATATTGAAACACCTTACGATATCAGAATTTCCGAATGCAATGCCAAATTGAATGACACCTATATTTACTATGGAAACAGAGGTTCTGAATATAAACTGAAACAAATTACACAGGATAAAAATGCAGAAGTACAATCCGTTTCTAATCTGGTAGAAAGAGCAGTTTCCAAATCTAAAAAGAATGCTTACAAAAATGAACATTGGGATCTGATTGATAAAGCTGAAAAAGATGCCGGCTTTATTGCTAATATAAAAGAAAGTGAACTTCCTGATGAACTGAAAGGGAAAAGCAAAGCGGAAATTAAAAAAGCAGTGGCCATAAAATCAGCAGAGCGCGAAAAGATTCAAAGAGAAATTGACAATCTTTCTAAAAAACGTCAGACCTACATTGATGGTGAAATGAAAAAAAGAGGCACTGATGATTCTGATGATCTTGGAAAAGCCATTGAAAGTTCTATACAGGAGCTGGCCAAAAAGAATGGATATACCTTGTAG
- a CDS encoding DUF4386 domain-containing protein: MNVNNKTARLAGFIYLVVIITGFYSLMYVPSQLIVWEDPELTFHHISSSSLFRLGIASSMLCYIAFAFLPLVLYQLLKETDKNAARLMVIFALISVPISFINLQSKFSVLTLVEGADYLKIFDTQQLQAQMMLLLNNYNKGILIVQIFWGLWLFPLGYLVYRSGFLPKILGVFLMLGCLGYVLNVFGRTTIPHFPDYAISGYITLPASIGEIGMCLWLLIVGVKSKTINNQN; this comes from the coding sequence ATGAATGTCAATAATAAAACAGCCCGATTAGCAGGATTTATTTATCTTGTTGTCATCATAACCGGTTTTTACAGCTTAATGTATGTACCATCACAATTGATTGTGTGGGAAGATCCGGAACTTACTTTTCATCATATTTCTTCGTCATCCTTATTCAGGTTGGGCATTGCAAGCAGTATGCTTTGCTATATTGCTTTTGCATTCCTTCCTTTAGTTTTGTATCAGCTGTTGAAAGAAACTGACAAAAATGCAGCAAGGCTGATGGTTATTTTTGCACTTATCAGTGTACCCATTTCTTTTATTAATCTTCAAAGTAAGTTTTCTGTACTTACCCTTGTTGAGGGAGCTGATTATTTAAAAATATTTGATACCCAGCAGCTACAGGCTCAGATGATGCTTTTACTTAATAATTATAATAAAGGAATTTTAATTGTTCAGATTTTCTGGGGACTTTGGCTGTTTCCATTGGGGTATCTGGTTTATAGGTCCGGATTTTTACCCAAAATTTTAGGTGTTTTTTTAATGTTGGGCTGTTTAGGATATGTTCTCAATGTTTTTGGAAGAACTACGATTCCTCATTTTCCGGATTATGCAATATCAGGGTATATAACATTACCCGCTTCAATAGGGGAAATAGGGATGTGCCTGTGGCTATTGATTGTAGGGGTGAAGAGTAAAACCATTAATAATCAAAACTAA
- a CDS encoding mannan-binding lectin: MSTFKTNIIAGPLWSNDEAQKLGPRIAAAHLGKFTGQWTTIVEGQMSVIEVELNTEPTGNTEYTLNVLAGPIWSDEDAKAICPAICASYGGTWNGQWTTVVEGKMSVCSCVFKF, translated from the coding sequence ATGTCAACATTCAAAACCAACATTATCGCAGGTCCACTTTGGAGCAATGACGAAGCACAAAAATTAGGACCACGTATTGCTGCGGCACACCTAGGAAAGTTTACCGGACAATGGACTACCATTGTAGAAGGACAAATGAGCGTTATAGAAGTTGAATTAAATACGGAACCAACAGGCAATACAGAATATACTTTAAATGTATTGGCAGGTCCTATTTGGAGCGACGAAGATGCTAAGGCAATTTGTCCTGCTATCTGTGCATCGTATGGCGGTACATGGAACGGACAATGGACAACAGTTGTAGAAGGCAAAATGAGCGTTTGCAGCTGTGTATTTAAATTCTAG
- a CDS encoding histidine kinase, producing the protein MKLVFNILFISMFALGNVLMAQDSTKVSQVLKSAAKLKKAVEKNDDKGAADVYVNMGTDYYNQGNYAKSEEYFSKAKALYQKLNDKKNLESVTRKLAQSQEKQNKITPALSNYSMAAQMSYSEKSKAVNANDVARLSSPTPELRAEAIQSNINISKKENEQVNVAEGYSQLADVNIQQKDLYKAEENLNNAYKISKREAPQQALAINQKLADLYVGNKNFDKAIEAKKKVLKEDFVKDNSQEKVNQIQELADIYIKKNDPKEAVDLLKNAYGIALDKGHTLEAQKSVKKLDSLYAISGNVDASVQLYRDFLGKLPNLVSKDRSLVDNKILEDTEQRISQLEKEKELKDELIRKKNIFNYGLIAALILLTGLIIFIFRTLKKVQVKNKKIALQSLRREMNPHFIFNSLNSVNHFIATNNELEANQYLTKFSKLMRGVMENSTDDFIPLQQELDLLQNYLALEKTRFADKFDYEIEIDENLNMQSLQVPGMLVQPFLENAIWHGLRYRAEKGFLKLSFEKNERYLKVIVEDNGIGIEESKKQKTKHQKTREGRGMKNTLERIQLLNDLYKKDITCSVKDKENHNGVLVIIQINLA; encoded by the coding sequence GTGAAATTAGTTTTTAACATACTCTTTATTTCAATGTTTGCTCTGGGAAATGTTCTCATGGCACAGGATTCTACAAAAGTTTCCCAAGTCCTGAAATCTGCTGCAAAGCTGAAGAAAGCCGTAGAAAAGAATGATGATAAAGGGGCCGCAGATGTATATGTAAACATGGGTACTGATTATTATAATCAGGGAAACTACGCCAAGAGCGAGGAATATTTTAGCAAAGCTAAAGCGCTTTACCAGAAACTTAATGACAAAAAAAATCTGGAATCTGTTACCCGGAAATTAGCCCAATCACAGGAAAAGCAGAATAAGATAACCCCAGCGCTCAGCAATTACAGTATGGCAGCGCAGATGAGCTATAGTGAAAAAAGTAAGGCTGTCAATGCTAATGATGTTGCAAGGCTTTCTTCTCCTACCCCTGAGCTTAGAGCAGAAGCCATTCAGAGTAATATTAATATAAGCAAAAAAGAAAACGAACAAGTCAATGTAGCGGAAGGATACAGCCAGTTGGCAGATGTAAATATACAACAGAAAGATCTTTATAAAGCGGAAGAAAACCTTAATAATGCGTATAAAATTTCAAAGCGGGAAGCTCCACAACAGGCATTGGCTATTAACCAGAAATTAGCTGATCTGTATGTAGGAAATAAGAATTTTGATAAGGCGATTGAAGCTAAAAAGAAAGTTCTTAAGGAGGATTTTGTAAAGGATAATTCTCAGGAAAAAGTGAATCAGATTCAGGAACTGGCGGATATTTATATCAAGAAAAATGATCCTAAAGAGGCGGTTGATCTTTTGAAGAATGCGTATGGAATCGCTTTGGATAAAGGACATACACTGGAAGCGCAGAAAAGTGTGAAGAAACTGGACAGTTTGTATGCCATCTCAGGAAATGTGGATGCTTCAGTTCAATTGTACAGAGACTTTTTGGGAAAACTCCCCAATCTGGTTTCCAAGGACAGAAGCCTCGTAGATAATAAGATTCTGGAAGATACAGAACAGAGAATTTCTCAGCTGGAGAAGGAAAAAGAATTGAAAGATGAGCTTATCCGTAAGAAAAATATTTTCAATTATGGACTGATAGCAGCTTTAATCCTGCTGACCGGTCTGATTATTTTTATTTTCAGAACCTTGAAGAAAGTTCAGGTTAAAAACAAAAAAATAGCACTTCAGTCGCTTCGGCGGGAGATGAATCCCCACTTTATTTTCAACAGTCTGAATAGTGTCAACCACTTTATTGCCACCAATAACGAACTGGAAGCCAATCAATATTTGACTAAGTTCTCAAAGTTGATGCGTGGAGTGATGGAAAATTCTACCGATGATTTTATTCCTTTACAACAAGAGCTTGATCTTTTGCAGAACTATCTGGCATTGGAAAAAACACGTTTTGCAGATAAATTTGATTATGAAATTGAGATAGATGAAAATCTGAATATGCAAAGCCTGCAGGTTCCCGGAATGCTGGTACAACCGTTCCTTGAAAATGCCATTTGGCACGGACTGCGTTACAGAGCAGAAAAAGGCTTTTTAAAATTAAGCTTTGAGAAAAATGAACGCTACTTAAAGGTCATTGTTGAAGACAACGGAATAGGAATTGAAGAAAGTAAAAAACAGAAAACCAAGCATCAGAAAACCCGCGAAGGAAGAGGTATGAAAAATACTTTAGAGCGGATTCAGCTGCTGAATGATCTGTACAAAAAAGATATAACCTGTTCTGTAAAGGATAAGGAAAATCACAATGGAGTTTTAGTCATTATTCAAATTAATCTGGCATAG
- a CDS encoding lipocalin family protein produces MKTLHKIILPVSLGALAYMAFHSYSVGIPRGTRAVKNFDVKKYLGRWYEIARFDYRFEKNMDNVTAEYSENPNGSIQVRNKGYDYLKKVWNESIGEAKFVKDPTEARLKVSFFKPIWAGYNVIDIDEDYQYALVAGSSLKYLWILSRTTTIPESIRQRFIEKARKIGYNTDELIWVKHNQ; encoded by the coding sequence ATGAAAACCCTTCATAAAATAATACTTCCCGTTTCGTTAGGAGCTTTGGCGTATATGGCTTTTCATTCTTATTCCGTAGGCATTCCGAGAGGAACTCGGGCAGTCAAGAATTTTGATGTTAAAAAATATCTCGGAAGATGGTATGAAATAGCCCGTTTTGATTACAGATTCGAGAAAAATATGGATAACGTTACTGCAGAATATTCAGAGAATCCCAATGGCAGTATTCAGGTGAGAAATAAAGGGTACGATTATCTCAAAAAAGTATGGAATGAGTCTATTGGGGAAGCTAAATTCGTTAAAGATCCCACCGAAGCAAGGCTTAAAGTATCCTTTTTCAAGCCCATTTGGGCCGGTTATAATGTCATTGATATTGATGAAGACTATCAATATGCTCTGGTAGCAGGAAGCAGCTTAAAATACCTCTGGATTCTCTCCCGAACGACAACCATTCCGGAAAGTATCCGGCAACGTTTTATTGAAAAAGCCAGAAAAATCGGTTATAATACTGATGAACTCATCTGGGTGAAACATAATCAATAA
- a CDS encoding LytR/AlgR family response regulator transcription factor, which yields MKIKAVIVDDELIAREVLRSYLTKYCPQVEILGEAENIKEAVPLIAEKQPQLVFLDVEMPFGNAFDVLEATKEFAYETIFITAFSQYSLQALNKSASYYILKPIDIQELILAVNKVVESIEKKEELNRNKILLENLKLKPEKQQLILPTLQGFDVVKTEDILRLQADGNFTQVYLTDGSKKMVCRFLKHFDDLLENPFVRVHRSHIINATFVKSYHKSGTVMLADDTEIEVSGSFKDNFLKVFS from the coding sequence ATGAAGATCAAAGCTGTAATTGTAGATGATGAACTGATCGCAAGAGAAGTATTGAGAAGCTATCTCACCAAATATTGCCCACAGGTAGAAATTCTTGGTGAAGCGGAAAATATTAAAGAAGCCGTTCCTTTAATTGCAGAGAAACAGCCTCAATTGGTTTTTTTAGATGTAGAAATGCCTTTCGGAAATGCCTTTGACGTATTGGAAGCTACCAAGGAGTTTGCCTATGAAACCATTTTCATTACTGCATTTTCGCAATATTCTTTACAGGCTTTAAACAAATCAGCAAGTTATTATATTTTAAAGCCTATTGATATACAGGAACTTATTTTGGCTGTAAACAAGGTTGTTGAAAGCATAGAAAAAAAGGAAGAGCTTAACCGGAATAAAATTCTGTTGGAGAATTTAAAGTTAAAACCTGAAAAACAACAGCTTATCCTTCCTACTTTACAAGGATTTGATGTCGTGAAAACAGAAGATATTCTCAGACTCCAGGCAGATGGGAACTTTACTCAGGTGTACCTTACCGATGGTTCAAAGAAAATGGTCTGCCGGTTTTTGAAACATTTTGATGATTTGTTGGAAAACCCTTTTGTAAGAGTTCACCGTTCTCATATTATCAATGCAACCTTTGTGAAATCTTACCATAAAAGCGGAACCGTAATGCTTGCTGATGATACTGAAATTGAGGTTTCAGGAAGTTTTAAAGATAACTTTCTAAAGGTGTTTTCCTAG
- a CDS encoding DUF6326 family protein, with the protein MNNSTQLEDIQVNVKIILAGLWTSVTLCYLYGDYFELYTPGKTQGLVDGHNLLNAPLNLLLAAVVLAIPAVMVFLSLILKPVINRILNIAFGIFFTVVILLIGISSFSEWYLFYVFLAVVECIITILIVMYAWKWKRV; encoded by the coding sequence ATGAACAATTCTACCCAACTTGAAGACATCCAGGTAAACGTCAAAATTATACTTGCCGGCCTTTGGACCTCTGTTACATTGTGTTATTTATACGGTGATTACTTTGAACTGTATACTCCGGGAAAAACACAAGGGCTTGTAGATGGCCATAATCTATTGAATGCTCCACTGAATTTGTTATTGGCGGCAGTTGTTTTGGCAATACCTGCGGTTATGGTATTTCTTTCCCTTATTCTGAAACCGGTGATCAACAGAATCCTTAATATTGCTTTCGGAATCTTTTTTACTGTGGTGATACTCCTTATTGGTATTTCATCCTTTTCAGAATGGTATCTGTTTTATGTTTTCCTTGCAGTAGTGGAATGCATTATAACAATTTTGATTGTAATGTATGCCTGGAAATGGAAAAGAGTATGA